CTGGACGCTGGCCGACGATGCCAGCCATATCGAAGGCCATTTCGAGTTCAAGAACTACTGGCGCACCACCGCCTTCATCAACGCCGTGATCTGGATCGCCCACAGCGAGGATCATCACCCGGACATTCAGTTCGGTTACAAGACCTGTTCGATCCGCTATTCGACTCACGCCGCCAATGGCCTGACCGAAAACGATTTCATCTGCGCCGCCAAGGTCGATGCGCTGAACCGCGATTAGCCCTGATCGGACTGGTGTATCGTCATCGGACGTTGCCTCAAGGGAATACGTCATGAGTGCCGACGACACATCAGGCCGTCCGGGTCACATCCGCCTGACCTCGCATCCCCCCGCGAGCGACGCCGAACTGCTGTCGATCCAGTGGGGTGCGCCCGACCCATTGACGCGCGGGCCGGTCATCGGCACCGTCACCAATCGCCTGCGGCGCAACGTGATCGGCTCGCACAGCGGTGCCTACGGCATCTATCGCGCGCTGGCCGTCGCCGCAAATGCGCTGCCGCGCGGTCACCGCGCCGACCTCACGGATACCCGACCCACCGACCGCGTCGGCCCCTATCCTCAGTGGTTCGATGCCGAACGCATCGTCTCGCTCGACCCGTTCGGTGCCGATGTCGCCGAGCTCTACGCCGAGCAGATCGCCGCCGGCTTCGACATCCGCCCGACGATCGCCATCACCCAGGCGCACATCGATCTGCCGGAACTGCGGGAGGCGATCGCAGCCGGCCGACTCGTCCCCGATGGCCGGTTCCTGCTCGACAGCGGCTCGGCACGCGTCACCAAGATCGCGCTGGAACCGGTGTGGTGGCTTCCGGGTGTGGCACAGCGCTTCGGCGTGGTGGAATCGGACCTGCGGCGCGCGCTGTTCGAAGAAACCGGCGGCATGTTCCCGGAACTGGTCACGCGCAGCGATCTCGAGGTCTTTCTGCCGCCGATCGGCGGTCAAACCGCCTACATCTTCGGCGAGCCGGCCGATCTCGCCGATACCGGCAAACCGCTGACCTGCCGCGTCCACGACGAATGCAATGGCTCGGACGTGTTCGGCTCCGACATCTGCACCTGCCGGCCCTACCTCACGCACGGGATCGAGGAATGTATCCGGGGCGCGCAGGGTGGCGGTGTCGGCCTGATCGTCTACTGCCGCAAGGAAGGTCGCGCGCTCGGCGAGGTCACCAAGTTCCTGGTCTACAACGCGCGCAAACGTCAGGCCGGCGGCGATACCGCAGACAATTATTTTCTGCGCACCGAATGCGTGGCCGGCGTGCAGGACATGCGCTTTCAGGAACTGATGCCGGATGTGCTGCACTGGCTCGGCGTGCGCAGGATTCATCGGCTGGTGTCGATGAGCAACCTGAAATACGACGCCATCACCGCCTCCGGCATCGAGGTCGGCGAACGCGTGCAGATTCCGGACGAGCTGGTTCCGGCCGACGCCCGTGTCGAAATCGAGGCGAAGATGGCGGCCGGCTACTACACCGAAGGCGAACGGCTCGATCTGGAGACTCTGAGCGCCATCAAGGGCCGTGGCCTATGAACCCGGCGCCGTCCGAGGCGGTGCGTACCCTGCGCGAACCGGCCACGATCCGCGAGCGCTGCGCCAACATCACCGCCGCGGTGGAAGCCGGCGACTCGGCCTGGTTCCGTATCGACGACAGCCGCTGCGCCTACACCGCAAGGCTCGTCGCCGAGCTGACGCTCCGCCAATATCCCGGGCTGAACGTCCCCTATCACAGCCGCTGGCGACATTTCGAAGCCGGCGGTATCGATCGGGCGCAGACACTGCGCAGCCTGATCGGCCCCGGGCAGGAGGAAGCACTGGCGCGTGCCGGTCTGGACCTGGCCGTGGTCAGTGTGTTGCTCGACGCCGGCGCCGGACCCGACTGGAGCTGGCAGGAACCCGGCGGAACGATCCACACACGGTCCGAAGGACTCGGCGTGGCCAGCTTTCACGCTTTCGTGAATGGTGCGTTTTCGTCCGAGCGCGGCAAACCTTTGCAGGTGGATGCGCGGGGTCTGCAGCGCATCGATGCGCCGCATCTGGCCAAACTGCTCCAGGTCAGTCCCGACAATCCGCTGCTCGGCCTCGAAGGTCGCGCTGCATTGCTGCGTCGCCTCGGCGAGGCGCTGGAAACCCAGGAATCGGTATTCGGGCTATTCGGCGGCCCGGCGAGACCGGGTGCGCTGTTTGATCTGCTGGCCGGCAAGACGCAAGGATCCACGATCGAGGCGGCCGCGCTGTTGCGTGTGCTGCTCGACCATTTCAGCAGCATCTGGCTGACACCGTCACGGATCGACGACACGCCACTCGGCGATGTCTGGCAGCACCGTCGTGCTGGCGGCCGCGGCGATTCGGCGGGCTGGGCCCCGTTCCATAAGCTCTCGCAATGGCTCGCCTATTCGCTGGTCGAGCCGTTCGAGTCAGCCGGATTCCAGGTCGCTGGGCTCGATGCGCTGACGGCCTTGCCGGAGTACCGCAACGGCGGCCTGCTGATCGACAGCGGCTGGCTGCAACTTCGAGACGCCGCGCGCGGGCCGCGCAGTTGGCAGGTCGGTGATGAACTGGTGATCGAATGGCGGGCGCTGACCGTCTGCCTGATCGACAAGCTGGCCGAGTCGGTGCGCGGACTGTTGAAGCTGGATGCACAACAACTGCCGCTCGCATCACTCTTGCAAGGCGGAACCTGGGGTGCCGGGCGGCAGCTCGCAATGGAACTTCGGAGCGGCCTGCCGCCAATGTCCATCGAGACCGACGGCACCGTTTTCTAGGACCAGGAGCATTCATGCAAGGCGAAGTCACCGTCATCGAGCATCCGCTGGTGCAGCACAAGCTGACGCTGGCGCGGCGCAAGTCCACCAGCACCAACACGTTTTCGCGATTGATGGACGAAATCGCGAGCCTGATGGCCTACGAGGTCACGCGCGAGATGCCGATGCAGGAGATCGACATCGAAACCCCAATCGGCCCGATGCGCTCACGCGTCATCGACGGCAAGAAGATCGTGTTCGTGCCGATCCTGCGCGCCGGCCTGGGCTTTCTGGAAGGCATGCGCGCGGTGGTTCCCGGTGCGCGCGTCGGCCATATCGGCCTGTATCGGGACCCCAAGACCCTGGTCGCGGTCGAGTACTACTTCAAGATGCCCCAAGGCATGCGCAACCGCGATGCGATCGTCATCGACCCGATGCTGGCCACCGGCAATTCGGCCGTGGCCGCGGTCGAGCGCCTCAAGGAAGCCGGCCCGCGCTCGATCCGCTTCGTCTGCCTGCTGACCTGTCCGGAAGGTCTCGAGCACTTCCATGACAAGCACCCGGACGTGCCGGTCTTCACCGCCGCCATCGACCCCGGCCTCAACGATCACGGCTACATCGTGCCGGGGCTGGGTGATGCCGGGGATCGGATTTTCGGGACCAAATGACGGCAGAGGCAAAAGCCGGTTTCTCGCGAAGTCGCAAAGACACCCAGAAAAGCAGCAGACTGTTTGGGTACCCGTAGTCCAAGGTTGCGACGCCGCTAGCTTGTTGTGGCAGGATGTACACATCCGCCCACAACCAATTTGCGTCCATGTCCACAACGATGACCATTCGCCTCGAAGACGACGCCAGGGATCGTCTGGACAAACTCGCCGAGGCAACGCAGCGAAGCCGGTCCTTTCTTGCTGCAGAGGCGATCCGCGAATACCTCGAACTCAATGAATGGCAGGTCGGTGAAATTCGCGCGGCAATCGGCGAAGCCGACCGCGGAGAATTCGCGTCCGATGCGGAAGTCGGGAATTTCTTCGGCGGCTGGCGCCGTCGTGCAGATTAAGTGGCTAAACCGCGCGCTGCTCAACCTCAAGGAAGAGGCTGACTACATTGCACAGGATGACCCACAAGCCGCAGCCCGGATTGTCGTCCTGATAGAAAACACCGTTGGCACGCTGGCCGATCATCCCGGTCTCGGGCGTCCCGGCCGGGCTCCCGGCACGCGTGAGCTGGTGGTGCCCGGAACAAACTATCTCGTGCCGTATCGTGCCCGCGGCGAGCGCATCGAAATCCTGCGGGTTTTCCATGGCCGGAGGCGTTGGCCGTCGCAACGGTAGCGGGAACGGACCGGTGGCTCCGCTCCTATCAACAGCATTCTTACAGCGTTCTGCGCGCCCAGCGTCTTTGCGGGCAACAAAAAAACAGCACCGAAAACCTCAACCGCCCAGGGTCTGCCGCCCCGAGAAGGCATGCGCCAGGGTGCTGCCGTCCACGTATTCGAGTTCGCCGCCCATCGGCACGCCGTGGGCGATGCGCGTGACCTTGAGGCCGGCGGCGCGCGCCATCTCGG
This is a stretch of genomic DNA from Gammaproteobacteria bacterium. It encodes these proteins:
- a CDS encoding 4a-hydroxytetrahydrobiopterin dehydratase; its protein translation is MTELAQRRCVPCEGGTKPLSHSDASVLMKKLRANWTLADDASHIEGHFEFKNYWRTTAFINAVIWIAHSEDHHPDIQFGYKTCSIRYSTHAANGLTENDFICAAKVDALNRD
- a CDS encoding GTP cyclohydrolase II, producing MSADDTSGRPGHIRLTSHPPASDAELLSIQWGAPDPLTRGPVIGTVTNRLRRNVIGSHSGAYGIYRALAVAANALPRGHRADLTDTRPTDRVGPYPQWFDAERIVSLDPFGADVAELYAEQIAAGFDIRPTIAITQAHIDLPELREAIAAGRLVPDGRFLLDSGSARVTKIALEPVWWLPGVAQRFGVVESDLRRALFEETGGMFPELVTRSDLEVFLPPIGGQTAYIFGEPADLADTGKPLTCRVHDECNGSDVFGSDICTCRPYLTHGIEECIRGAQGGGVGLIVYCRKEGRALGEVTKFLVYNARKRQAGGDTADNYFLRTECVAGVQDMRFQELMPDVLHWLGVRRIHRLVSMSNLKYDAITASGIEVGERVQIPDELVPADARVEIEAKMAAGYYTEGERLDLETLSAIKGRGL
- a CDS encoding URC4/urg3 family protein, with protein sequence MNPAPSEAVRTLREPATIRERCANITAAVEAGDSAWFRIDDSRCAYTARLVAELTLRQYPGLNVPYHSRWRHFEAGGIDRAQTLRSLIGPGQEEALARAGLDLAVVSVLLDAGAGPDWSWQEPGGTIHTRSEGLGVASFHAFVNGAFSSERGKPLQVDARGLQRIDAPHLAKLLQVSPDNPLLGLEGRAALLRRLGEALETQESVFGLFGGPARPGALFDLLAGKTQGSTIEAAALLRVLLDHFSSIWLTPSRIDDTPLGDVWQHRRAGGRGDSAGWAPFHKLSQWLAYSLVEPFESAGFQVAGLDALTALPEYRNGGLLIDSGWLQLRDAARGPRSWQVGDELVIEWRALTVCLIDKLAESVRGLLKLDAQQLPLASLLQGGTWGAGRQLAMELRSGLPPMSIETDGTVF
- the upp gene encoding uracil phosphoribosyltransferase — encoded protein: MQGEVTVIEHPLVQHKLTLARRKSTSTNTFSRLMDEIASLMAYEVTREMPMQEIDIETPIGPMRSRVIDGKKIVFVPILRAGLGFLEGMRAVVPGARVGHIGLYRDPKTLVAVEYYFKMPQGMRNRDAIVIDPMLATGNSAVAAVERLKEAGPRSIRFVCLLTCPEGLEHFHDKHPDVPVFTAAIDPGLNDHGYIVPGLGDAGDRIFGTK
- a CDS encoding CopG family ribbon-helix-helix protein; this encodes MSTTMTIRLEDDARDRLDKLAEATQRSRSFLAAEAIREYLELNEWQVGEIRAAIGEADRGEFASDAEVGNFFGGWRRRAD
- a CDS encoding type II toxin-antitoxin system RelE/ParE family toxin — encoded protein: MQIKWLNRALLNLKEEADYIAQDDPQAAARIVVLIENTVGTLADHPGLGRPGRAPGTRELVVPGTNYLVPYRARGERIEILRVFHGRRRWPSQR